A part of Arachis hypogaea cultivar Tifrunner chromosome 12, arahy.Tifrunner.gnm2.J5K5, whole genome shotgun sequence genomic DNA contains:
- the LOC112729740 gene encoding uncharacterized protein: MYIYNHCHPLYLMRKFTGGREILHPAPTRFATNFIALQSILAQKDALRAIVTSREWTSSSYSKEAKANKFVDQVLDSKFWNQCTDIVKLIEPLVRVLRIVDSEDRAAMGFLYQAIYKAREEMVKRFQKRKRVVDPYLKILDSRWDSQLKRNLHAAGYWLNPAFQFNAVEFEKHKQTTSGLLDVIERYSYGDADLISKLTSETRIFKNVEGDFGRQSAIRERSTVMPGCEHNWSIFEDIHSKKRNRLEHQKLNDLVYVHYNLRLQQRNRMRKQIYDPICLDTFEDHLEWILEDSPPFLTPEEVDALRNDLANMSLQSALDDLDQLNMEDDRDDDEANNNSVKNANQNETNHDIAPDLSDEERYPDFEITHWI; encoded by the exons ATGTATATCTATAATCATTGCCATCCTTTGTACTTGATGAGAAAGTTCACAGGCGGACGAGAAATACTTCATCCAGCTCCAACTCGATTCGCCACTAATTTCATTGCTTTGCAAAGTATTTTGGCTCAAAAGGATGCATTGAGAGCTATAGTGACATCTAGAGAATGGACAAGCTCATCTTACTCTAAAGAAGCCAAAGCAAATAAGTTTGTAGATCAAGTCTTAGATTCTAAATTTTGGAATCAATGCACTGATATTGTTAAGCTTATTGAGCCACTTGTTCGTGTATTGCGTATTGTGGATAGTGAAGATAGAGCTGCAATGGGTTTCCTTTATCAAGCTATTTATAAGGCTAGGGAAGAGATGGTGAAGAGATTTCAAAAAAGAAAGAGGGTTGTTGATCCATATTTGAAGATTTTAGATTCACGTTGGGATTCACAACTTAAAAGAAACCTTCATGCTGCTGGTTATTGGTTAAATCCAGCTTTTCAATTTAATGCTGTAGAATTTGAAAAGCACAAGCAAACAACTTCTGGCCTACTAGATGTCATTGAGAGATATTCTTACGGTGATGCagatttgatttctaaattgacaagtgagACGAGAATCTTTAAGAATGTTGAAGGAGACTTTGGAAGACAATCTGCAATACGTGAGCGAAGCACAGTGATGCCTG GTTGTGAGCATAACTGGAGCATTTTTGAAGATATTCACTCAAAGAAAAGGAATCGGTTAGAGCATCAAAAGCTTAATGATCTTGTTTATGTTCATTACAACTTAAGGCTACAACAAAG GAACCGAATGAGAAAGCAAATTTATGATCCAATTTGTCTTGATACATTTGAGGATCATTTGGAATGGATATTGGAAGATTCACCACCATTTTTAACCCCTGAAGAAGTTGATGCTTTAAGGAATGATCTTGCAAATATGTCTCTTCAATCAGCTTTAGATGATTTGG ATCAATTGAATATGGAAGATGATCGAGATGATGATGAAGCTAATAATAATTCTGTGAAAAATGCAAATCAGAATGAAACCAATCATGATATAGCTCCAGATTTGTCAGATGAAGAAAGATATCCAGATTTTGAAATTACTCATTGGATATAA